The DNA segment TTTCATGAAAAAGTAAAACTTGAATTTGATGGggggcatggcggtctagtggatagcgcgcagacctcacagctaggagaccagggttcaattccaccctcggccatctctgtgtggagtttgcatgttctccccgtgcatgcgtgggttttctccgggtactccggtttcctcccacattccaaaaacatgctaggttaattggcgactccaaattgtccataggtatgaatgtgagtgtgaatggttgtttgtctatatgtgccctgtgattgactggcgaccagtccagggtgtaccccgcctctcgcccgaagacagctgggataggctccagcaatagcCTATAGGCTccgcaactctcgtgaggaaaaagcggtagaaaatgtattgtATCTGTATTGCAAATTCATATCAACATTAAGTTCTGTATTAGTCATTTAAGATTATTAAGCATTTTTttcctgcatgtaaaactatgttTTCTCTTTGTAATGCAATTTTTGTGTCTGGAAGGGATTAATTGGatctacattatttcttatggaggCCTTACTTGAACCTTTTGAATAATCAAGTGTATTTTTAGACTGCGACAACAACAACcaaacacattttggacacccctgccttttGAATCATGTACCAAAAGTCCAAAGACAATTTCCTGTTTCAGCTTTAGGTTTTTCCAAAatcaaatgacattttttatttagtgaaCAAAATCTTTTAACATTCATTTGCATCCAGTTTGTGTTTTAGAGGAATAAATATAAACTTGTGACGTGCTAGCTAATTTGTAATCAACGAGGTGATTTGAATGTCCAGTAATTTCTGTAAAGAGAGAAAGTGTCTTCTTGGATACGAACGGTGTCAGGCTGagggaatatttaaaaaaaacaaaaaatatttacaaggaTCACATTCGTCCCTACACAAACGGCCAACAAATAATTCAATGATTCCACTTGAAGGACACTTTGGGCTTGTGCTAGAAGGAAGCCAAAGGCGCCAACagatgaatatttcatttcttttccGTCATTCCCACAGGGCCAAAACTTAAAACTTTATGATGAACGCTAAGAACAATGGGGCAGAAAATAAGTCCACACTACTTCCAGTCCAGCTTGCTCGGGTTCTCGCATACACAACACACTGTGGCGGTCCCAGTTGTCAGTTGTCTGAGGTTAACTTGATGAATGTCGGCAAAATGAGTGCAAACAGAACGAGTGCAAATCAGCCtagaaatacaattttttttggatGGAAAAACGAAACCTGCGCACATGAAGTGAAGGCCCTTTGGTAATTTGAAACGAGGAGGTGTGGGAGGTGATGGGGTACCAGTTTTATCTGTGGCGAGATTAGCTGCCAAAGAACAGGGAGTGCTGGGCGTGGGGAGGATGTTTTAAAGCGGCCAATTGGTCACCCGGCCTGTCGGCTCCCTCGGTACATTAAAAGCGTCAGCGTGCAGCGTTGATTACCGTCACTCCACAAACGATGACTGCTaactagattttttttgtcccccccACCATTGAATGTGCCTCTGCCCCACTCCCTCTCCTTCCTCTTCTTTTACAAGAAGTCCAGTTCCAGAGCTTGGTGCAGGGACACGAGGTCACCGTGAGTGGAGATCCGCCAGAAAGGCATGttgtgctacaaaaaaaaaaatcaaacatttagTCACACTTTGATTTGATTAGTTTCCAACATATGGTGTTACATGTTTCACGCTCCCatcaattcattaaaaacatgagACCCGTTGGAGAACTAGTTCCAGTGCGTGGCGGTGGAAGAATACACTATATGCTCAGTATTAAGGACAAAGATTGTATTGGAACGTCCATACAGATGGAATggaagagtccactgggccggcgccagttggtgccagtttgcgcaaAAAATTATATGAGTTGCGCCGAAGTAATGTTCGCTtggcatgttgccgttattcagcgccacagcgagccactacgcgccaatcacataatctttgccaCCAAATGGCACCGGcgcagtggactcctagcatcattggggcaacttggctcgcaccagtatattccagtggattccaatagggcgtttgtttgcaacatttggttccacttggtggatgCTTGCATCGAGCAATCGGCGTGACgaatattttcaacattttggaattttcttgccgccaaactaaatttttgctgCCGTTACGGGCCAGTTGGACCCACTGCACGACACTAgacaccttattggcgacactaggcgcaacagcaaattgcattagcgtgaactggcaccaactggttccagcccagtggactcctagcatcgtTTCTGCAACTCGGCTCACACCATTAAATTCCAGTGGATTACAATAGGCCGATtatttgcgacatttggttccacttggtggacgcttgcatcaagcaatcggcgtgacgaagattttaaacattttgaaattttcttgccgccaaagtacatttttgccactgttacgggccaccactaGACACCTTATTGGCAACACTAGGCGCAACAGCAAATTGcactggcgcgaactggcaccaactggcgctggcccagtggacttTTAACATAAGAATGATGAGCCCAAAACAGCATTAGCAAACTCAACTGTCCCACCCAAGCATACCAGGTCAGCACTTGTCACGTTCATGGCTTCGTAGTGTCGGAAAGCATTAAACTAACACTACACGTACCTGCCAGGTTGctacagtatccttgagcatattaaaggatctgcttatatactaatatttttagCACGTGAGGCAAAATGACGTAATGATGCAACTGCGCAGtcgaagagatcatgtttggtgtagTAAAatcggccacaaggtggcaatAGATGTATAAATTATAAGAGCTAGGCATGCATCCTGCCCTACCACAACAAACATGGAGCCGTGTAGCATACACAAGGCTGTTTTTccctcccttttttgttgaaaacttaCCTACGACCTtatgattactaaaaaaaacttcctgatgaaagacgagTACAATCTTTCTTTCGCTAGGTACCATGTCAAaaccatcaaaaatggccggtatCGAGAGCATCTACCTGTTTGGCTGCAAACTCCTCATCACGTCCGTCACCTATGACAACATACGTCACTTTCTTCCCAAAGCGAGAGACGATCCTCTCGAAGCAACTTTCTTTACcttcaagacaaaaaaacacaaaaataaaactcaaCCTAATTCGCTTTGAAGAGCATCTGCCTTGACTTAGCACTCATGTTGTCTGATTCAAACAgtgattgttattttttttttaatcatctctGACGCTTACCTATTTTTGTGGCGCTGTAGATGTTCTCAATGGGGAAGACATTTCCCAGACCGTAGAGCAGCACTTTAGCCAGAGCTGGAACCAGCTGAGTGGTGGTGACCAAGACATTAATACACTTCCCCCTGTTGGTGAAACATACAATTTAAAATGTGCATTGATTTACAATGTTTACAAATAAATGTTCAATTGTAGTTCAATTTTgagcaaaaatatgaatttttaaTGAGTGTGTCTAAGCTTCAGACCTGGACTGGATGAGCAGCAGAGACTTGAGTGCAGTGTTAAGCCACGAGTCTGTTACGTTTTCGATATCAGACTGCAGTCGTAAAAGCAGCTCCCGCTTCATGGGACTCAACAGGCCTGGAAAGGACCGACATTCTTTATTTGAACAACTGGTCAACCAAACAGACTTGTTGTTTATCTTGGCTACAATCGTGATGCAGATGAacaaagtctgtttttttttttgttgctgaccACTACATTAGGAACACATGCACCATACTGTACTTATGTAGTATGTatgactagccacgtttacatggacccaaatattccaattccatttggattatttgctcaaacggaaagaatgtaacctttgtatacacctcattccgaaagaaaagtgccaatccgaatgaatatataatctgattcacaggggtggaatattccttttcccaatccgattgaggtattttgtactcgctcaatcggaaagttgtcagactgcgttcttcttcttctgttgtttattggcggttggcaagcagctttcgtgtgcattagcgccatctgtggaacagaatctaaacccttctatacgccattcacaagtccagttttattaaaaaattagaaaatacatatctatataaaacatgtgccgagcttaattataaaatattagcaagattgaactttatcttttcctgttcccgggtgcgtttcAGCGAAttctgagatatgacgtaaaacgcagctccagacgttcttctatttaaaaaaatggaaatttttGAATCAaagtaaatttcaagactggacgaaggaaaaactgggaatacggagttattccaacaagtgaaagaaaaactggaggaagttggtatcacgtgatgttggtgtttacgttttactgtgcatgccccattgactattctggttgattatagcggcgcatgtagacacgccattggaatattcctttacatgtataccattgctttcggaaaggtcattcggaaagagaaaaactcctcatgtaaacgtggctattgatgcAGTGTAACCACCTCTGATTAGTgactatgtgtatatatgtatataaatacacatgCAAGCTCACCTCCTACATTTCCCTTGTAGTTATTGTAAATCTCTTTTAGGCGGCGGTAGCGAAAAGCCAGTTTGCGCATCCACTCCACGCCTCCCTGGACGCCTGTAGTGGCCCCTGCTGCCCCTCCACCACTGGGACCATTAAATCCATCCGCTAAGAAGTTGTAATTACTAATAACAAATAGGTCAGGAGGAGAGGCAGAGGGTACCAGAAATTAGAATGGATgacaaaaacactaaaaatacaGAAACTTCGACAATTAAATGCACCTTAGATCTTGGCCATTGTCATCAGAGGCCACATCCTCAACATGGACTTGGTCACATTCCTtggagaaacaaagaaaatgatGGTAATTATTGCAGAAACATTTGAAAGACCGCTGATTTCAGACATCTActgacaatagccacgtatacatggacccaaatattccaattccattcgggttatttgctcaaacagaaagaatctaacctttgtatacacctcattccgaaagaaaagtgccaatccgaatgaatatacagtaaacctcggatatatcggattcaattgttcccactggttttgtccgatataagcgaaatccgttatatgcgtataccggaaaatgtccgttttacgcatatatcggatttatatccggtatatgcgtaaatcggattttatccgttataaaaaggcacttccttgactatgtttccaatgtacctggacgcgcaggcaacgctgcaaatgacgttgtatggCGGCCTgccacgattcggcgaatcggagcgccacgatgcggccatccgatatatgcgagggaaatttaatggaaatgcattggaacgggactggagattttgtccgaaataggcgaaatccgttataaaaaatccgatatatgcaatgaatttttattggaaatgcatgatAGAAAAATTggttttttatctgtccgttgtgagcgaatttccgatatatccgagtccgatatatccgaggtttactgtattattaatttattattcaaAATGAATCCCATCCCCTCTTCGCCTCTTCTTCGCTGTCATTTTTCTCAGGATCGCATGGGTTTcaagttgctgctttaaaaaaaaagcgtagcaactgtcccaacaaccgtggtaatcacactctcgtccgccatctttgatgaatcacatgatgttgtttacgttttagtgcgcatgccccattgactattccgtttgattatagcggtgcatgtaggagattggaatattcctttccatgtatacactgttttctggtacgtcattcggaaaaacgtaccagaaaaaaaatctcctcatgtaaaacgtggctattgtgttTCAGTTTTAGGTGACCACAGATTGACATGACATGAGTGCCGCGTCACGTGGGCTTCCCAACACCTGTACCCGTATTGCCGCGAGAAACAACACTAGTCAGTAAAACCTCCAATGGATGCCAGTGTCTTTAATTACTCCCTTGACAAACCTGTTGGTGTTCGGGAGGGTGAGGGTTAGCGATTGTGATGCGATTCCACCATGATTGAGTGATGACAGCATGTCATTCACATTATGTTTACATTGACCAATACGGAAATCAGCACGTGTCCCGTCTTACCTCCAGGTCGTTGAAGAAAAGATGGTTGTCGGCCAGCTCAAAGATAAACTCTTCCATCTGCAAGCCCAAGTTCAGCATGGTTGCTGGCTCCTGAATCCACATATTCAACTTATTACTcaagtttttccattttttttcttttagcttATTAAATTCATTAAACAAACCTTGCCAAACTTTTGCGCAAAGGAGCCTGTGAGCAGTGAGTGGAATATAATAATGGTCTCATCCAGATCCCATAGAAAGATTCGCTGAAAAGCAGACAGCAAATATTAGTCGACTCTTTGCATTGTTAAAATGAATTAACTAAGTGTAGGAAATGATTACCTCCAAGTCGGTATCAGTAGGTGGGGAGCtgtcgcattttttgccttttccTTTAGCTTTCCCCACAGAGTTCCTGCGTCCAACGTCATCTTGGTCTCTAGCTCCCGCCGGATGAGCCACGCTGGTGGGCAGAGCCGCGCCTGCTGGCAGGTTCTCCGGTGGGGACGCATCTTTGACAAAGGcaatggaaacaaaaaaaaaaaagcttgtagtGTGGCTGACTGGTTAGCGTCAACGCCATAGATTAAAAACCTGAAGTGGTCAAAGTCACCTCTGGGGGGTAGTCCGGCCGAGGCGGCCTCCTCCGACTTGACTGCAGAGTACACAGCCCCTCCCACAGTGGCGCTGTGGTCGTCAGTGCTGGGAAGGCCGGCGGGCACGTAACTGGGAGGCAGGCTGTAGTACTGGGAGAACTGGCTCTGTCCCAGAGAGTTGTAGCTGAATTCCTGAGGGAAGGCAATATGAACATTCTCAGTGGCCACAAATATTCGTTATGATAATTATGCATAATTTAAACCCAatagaggggcggcacggcggtcgtgtggttagcgcgagGAGCTaagagctaggagacctaacacctaggcgaccagggttcaattccaccctcggccatctctgtgtggagtttgcatgttctcctcgtgcatgtgtgggttttctccgggtactccggtttcctcccacattccaaaaacatgctaggttaattggcgactccaaattgtccataggtatgaatgtgagtgtgaatggttgtttgtctacatgtgccctgtgattggctggcgaccagtccatggtgtaccccgcttctcgcccaaagacagctgggataggctccagcacccccgccgcgaccctcgtgaggaaaagcggtagaaaatgaatgaatgaataaacccaATTAGAGACAAAATGCCAACATGTGCTGCCTTTAAGTTACATTGGAGTCGgttttagtgacacctagtggccataaTAATTCACCCAGCTTGTGACAGTTACAGTAAAgacacaaattcattcattcattcattttctaccgcttttccttatgagggtcgcggggggggctggagcctatcccatctgtctttgggcgagaggcggggtacaccctggactggtccagcacatatagacaaacaaccattcacactcacattcatacctatggacaatttggagtggccaattaacctagcatgtttttggaatgtgggaggaacccggagtacccgga comes from the Doryrhamphus excisus isolate RoL2022-K1 chromosome 14, RoL_Dexc_1.0, whole genome shotgun sequence genome and includes:
- the eya3 gene encoding eyes absent homolog 3 isoform X1, whose product is MSGRSAAEMDDSQELPAKKAKLDLDHRLEKDQSNLGDDGSPDAVLAPSEQASSYTALSISQLDTGDPEQSEAERGAAPPTCGDSLNSYAHSATDTTAASEYTQQVYEGSNPVVTSYPSQVAFPPLAQSTVYSAFPQTGQTYGLPPFGAMWPGIKTETGLPEAPSGGQPGFLSFSTTYTSSQPSQLHYSYPSQGSSFTTSSVYSNIPSATAATTASTTVALQEFSYNSLGQSQFSQYYSLPPSYVPAGLPSTDDHSATVGGAVYSAVKSEEAASAGLPPRDASPPENLPAGAALPTSVAHPAGARDQDDVGRRNSVGKAKGKGKKCDSSPPTDTDLERIFLWDLDETIIIFHSLLTGSFAQKFGKEPATMLNLGLQMEEFIFELADNHLFFNDLEECDQVHVEDVASDDNGQDLSNYNFLADGFNGPSGGGAAGATTGVQGGVEWMRKLAFRYRRLKEIYNNYKGNVGGLLSPMKRELLLRLQSDIENVTDSWLNTALKSLLLIQSRGKCINVLVTTTQLVPALAKVLLYGLGNVFPIENIYSATKIGKESCFERIVSRFGKKVTYVVIGDGRDEEFAAKQHNMPFWRISTHGDLVSLHQALELDFL
- the eya3 gene encoding eyes absent homolog 3 isoform X2, with product MSGRSAAEMDDSQELPAKKAKLDLDHRLEKDQSNLGDDGSPDAVLAPSEQASSYTALSISQLDTGDPEQSEAERGAAPPTCGDSLNSYAHSATDTTAASEYTQQVYEGSNPVVTSYPSQVAFPPLAQSTVYSAFPQTGQTYGLPPFGSSFTTSSVYSNIPSATAATTASTTVALQEFSYNSLGQSQFSQYYSLPPSYVPAGLPSTDDHSATVGGAVYSAVKSEEAASAGLPPRDASPPENLPAGAALPTSVAHPAGARDQDDVGRRNSVGKAKGKGKKCDSSPPTDTDLERIFLWDLDETIIIFHSLLTGSFAQKFGKEPATMLNLGLQMEEFIFELADNHLFFNDLEECDQVHVEDVASDDNGQDLSNYNFLADGFNGPSGGGAAGATTGVQGGVEWMRKLAFRYRRLKEIYNNYKGNVGGLLSPMKRELLLRLQSDIENVTDSWLNTALKSLLLIQSRGKCINVLVTTTQLVPALAKVLLYGLGNVFPIENIYSATKIGKESCFERIVSRFGKKVTYVVIGDGRDEEFAAKQHNMPFWRISTHGDLVSLHQALELDFL